Proteins encoded in a region of the Devosia sp. RR2S18 genome:
- a CDS encoding beta-N-acetylhexosaminidase, which translates to MPNTFSFVTTWSPASDSEAMGYGLELTNTGNEAVSGFQLGFSGPARIDPHATLENGKLLKRLSNHTLVAPPEGFVLQPGETWTATARGLSYGLRHWSDGANSAYVVLEDGSIVTLATQPTQAKGHNSPLLKGAAKFPVPAKAPVSVSIIPWPRAVATTGSRIAPAGLDLVGEGDDAGRAVSAFCGLVDDLFSVEAIVRPASEGGMPVVVRHRPGMAAEAYEVQFGEDSAVVEASTRQGMFYGLVTLGQILRGAKRHPQTFIFPAGGSITDEPGFAYRGSHLDVARQFYSGAEVSRLLKIMAWNKMNRFHWHLTEDEAWRLEIEAYPQLTEIAAWRGHGKALPPLLGSGPQPTGGYYSKNVVRQIVALADNLGITIIPEIDIPGHSYALLQALPELQDPNEKGEYQSVQGFPNNSLNPAHEPVYTFIETVIDEVLELFPAGVFHIGADEVPLAAWSGSPLALDLIEKLAGPEMRQKHERQFNQLGNHHGADEIEGSPTAILQAHFIRRIHDYISSKGAITGGWEEAAHGDAVDKDKSFVIGWRNVEINAALAERGYDIVVSPGQRYYLDMANGAAWAEPGAGWAGWSGPQETYEFEARAGFSEKGLEHLLGVQSCIWSESMTDRAIFDRLVFPRLSAIAEAGWTVPERKSWERFKALVGLMPIMYGYWAEE; encoded by the coding sequence ATGCCTAACACCTTCTCCTTCGTCACGACCTGGTCTCCAGCCTCCGACAGCGAGGCCATGGGCTATGGCCTTGAGCTGACCAATACCGGCAATGAAGCCGTCAGCGGCTTCCAGCTCGGCTTTTCGGGACCAGCCCGCATCGACCCCCATGCAACATTGGAGAACGGCAAGCTCCTCAAGCGCCTCTCCAACCACACCCTTGTTGCTCCGCCTGAGGGCTTCGTGCTGCAACCAGGCGAGACCTGGACGGCAACGGCCCGCGGCCTGTCCTATGGTCTTCGCCACTGGAGCGACGGCGCAAACTCGGCCTATGTGGTTCTGGAGGACGGGAGCATCGTTACGCTCGCGACCCAGCCGACCCAAGCCAAGGGTCACAACTCTCCGCTGCTCAAGGGCGCAGCAAAGTTTCCGGTGCCCGCAAAGGCGCCCGTGTCTGTTTCGATCATCCCCTGGCCGCGTGCGGTCGCCACTACGGGCAGCCGCATCGCTCCGGCAGGGCTTGATCTGGTGGGCGAAGGTGACGATGCTGGCCGGGCCGTCTCAGCCTTTTGCGGCCTCGTCGATGATCTCTTTTCAGTGGAAGCCATTGTGCGTCCCGCCTCCGAGGGTGGCATGCCGGTTGTTGTGCGGCATCGTCCAGGGATGGCGGCGGAAGCCTACGAAGTGCAGTTCGGCGAGGACAGCGCTGTCGTCGAAGCCTCAACTCGACAGGGGATGTTCTATGGGCTCGTGACGCTGGGGCAAATCCTGCGCGGCGCCAAGCGCCATCCGCAGACCTTTATTTTCCCTGCCGGTGGCAGCATCACCGACGAGCCCGGCTTTGCCTATCGCGGCTCTCACCTTGACGTAGCGCGCCAGTTCTATTCGGGCGCCGAGGTTAGCCGGCTGCTCAAGATCATGGCCTGGAACAAGATGAACCGGTTCCACTGGCATCTGACCGAGGATGAAGCCTGGCGCCTGGAGATCGAAGCCTATCCGCAGTTGACGGAAATCGCCGCCTGGCGCGGGCATGGCAAGGCGCTGCCGCCGCTGCTCGGTTCGGGCCCACAGCCGACCGGTGGCTATTACTCCAAGAATGTTGTCCGGCAGATCGTGGCACTGGCCGATAACCTGGGCATCACCATCATCCCCGAAATCGATATTCCCGGCCATTCCTATGCGCTGCTCCAAGCGCTTCCCGAACTGCAGGACCCCAACGAAAAAGGTGAATACCAGTCCGTCCAGGGCTTCCCCAATAACAGCCTCAACCCGGCGCACGAGCCGGTCTATACCTTTATTGAAACCGTGATCGATGAAGTGCTTGAGCTCTTTCCCGCTGGTGTCTTCCATATCGGCGCCGACGAGGTGCCGCTGGCGGCGTGGTCCGGTTCGCCCCTTGCACTTGACCTTATCGAGAAGCTGGCCGGGCCCGAGATGCGGCAAAAGCATGAGCGGCAGTTCAACCAACTCGGTAATCATCACGGCGCCGACGAGATCGAGGGCTCGCCGACCGCAATCCTCCAGGCTCACTTCATCCGCCGCATCCATGATTACATCTCGTCCAAGGGCGCCATCACCGGAGGCTGGGAAGAGGCGGCACATGGCGACGCGGTCGACAAGGACAAGAGTTTTGTCATTGGCTGGCGCAATGTCGAGATCAACGCAGCGCTCGCCGAGCGCGGCTACGACATCGTCGTTTCACCTGGGCAGCGCTATTATCTCGACATGGCGAACGGCGCGGCATGGGCGGAGCCCGGCGCTGGCTGGGCCGGCTGGTCCGGTCCCCAGGAGACCTATGAGTTCGAAGCGCGCGCTGGCTTTTCCGAAAAAGGCCTTGAGCACCTGCTGGGGGTCCAGAGCTGCATCTGGTCGGAATCGATGACCGATCGCGCCATCTTTGACCGATTGGTCTTTCCGCGCCTATCGGCCATCGCGGAGGCGGGCTGGACCGTGCCGGAGCGGAAAAGCTGGGAGCGCTTCAAGGCGCTCGTGGGCCTCATGCCCATCATGTACGGCTACTGGGCCGAGGAGTAG
- a CDS encoding M81 family metallopeptidase, which produces MRVFTAALATETNTFSPIAVDKRAFEASLYARPGEHPATPTLCTAPITVGREVCAREGWTLIEGSASWADPAGLVARATYEELRDEILEQLRAALPVDAVVMGLHGAMVAQGYDDCEGDLLARVREIVGPDVLVCAELDPHSHLTRKRVTAADFLVAFKEFPHTDFVDRARDLWAIAVRTLKGEIKPVMSVFDPRMIDVFPTSRQPMRGFVDQLYALEKSEPNLLSLSVIHGFMAGDVPEMGTKIIALTDDREDLGDTLAERLGRELFAKRGTFMVPQVNEAEAVEQAMAATSGPVVIADVWDNPGGGTAGDATVILADLIRRGISDVAVGTIWDPIAVQICFAAGEDAEIPLRFGAKSAPHTGNPIDRLVRVNRLVRDAQMRFGDSYAPFGDAAWISFDGIDVILNSTRAQSFDPSLFSALGIDPKSRKILLIKSTNHFYDSFSKIAFEIIYCAAGKPYPNKPAETAYRKAPRNIWPIVEDPWGA; this is translated from the coding sequence GTGCGCGTCTTCACCGCCGCTCTGGCTACCGAGACCAACACTTTCTCCCCCATCGCCGTCGACAAGCGCGCCTTCGAGGCCTCGCTCTACGCCCGCCCCGGTGAGCACCCGGCGACGCCCACCCTCTGCACCGCACCCATTACCGTGGGGCGGGAAGTCTGCGCCCGCGAAGGCTGGACACTAATCGAGGGCAGCGCCAGCTGGGCGGATCCGGCGGGGCTTGTAGCGCGCGCAACCTATGAGGAGTTGCGCGATGAGATCCTCGAGCAGCTCCGTGCCGCCTTGCCGGTCGACGCAGTCGTCATGGGCCTGCACGGCGCCATGGTGGCGCAAGGCTATGATGATTGCGAAGGCGACCTCCTCGCCCGCGTCCGCGAGATTGTCGGCCCGGACGTCCTCGTCTGCGCCGAACTCGACCCCCACAGCCATTTGACGCGAAAGCGCGTCACCGCTGCCGATTTCCTCGTTGCCTTCAAGGAATTCCCCCACACCGATTTCGTGGACCGGGCGCGCGACCTCTGGGCCATTGCCGTTCGTACGCTGAAGGGCGAGATCAAGCCGGTGATGAGTGTCTTTGATCCCCGCATGATTGATGTCTTTCCCACCTCCAGGCAGCCTATGCGCGGCTTTGTCGATCAGCTTTATGCACTGGAGAAGTCGGAACCAAACCTCCTCTCCCTCTCCGTCATCCATGGTTTCATGGCCGGTGACGTGCCTGAAATGGGCACCAAAATCATCGCCCTAACCGACGACCGCGAGGACCTGGGCGACACATTGGCCGAGCGGCTGGGCCGGGAACTCTTCGCCAAGCGCGGCACTTTCATGGTCCCCCAGGTGAATGAAGCCGAGGCGGTCGAGCAGGCAATGGCAGCAACTTCCGGTCCTGTTGTCATTGCCGACGTCTGGGACAATCCCGGCGGCGGCACTGCTGGGGATGCAACCGTCATTTTAGCTGACCTGATCAGGAGGGGGATAAGTGATGTCGCGGTGGGCACCATTTGGGATCCCATCGCCGTGCAGATTTGTTTCGCAGCCGGCGAAGATGCTGAAATTCCCCTTAGATTTGGTGCCAAGTCGGCGCCGCATACGGGTAACCCGATCGACCGACTTGTGAGAGTCAATCGATTGGTGCGTGACGCCCAGATGCGGTTCGGTGACAGCTATGCGCCCTTCGGCGACGCGGCCTGGATCAGCTTTGATGGGATCGACGTGATCCTCAATTCCACCCGCGCGCAGAGCTTCGACCCCAGCCTGTTTTCGGCGCTTGGCATCGACCCTAAGTCACGGAAAATTCTGCTGATTAAGTCGACCAACCACTTCTACGACAGCTTCAGCAAGATCGCTTTCGAGATCATCTATTGCGCGGCGGGAAAGCCTTATCCGAACAAGCCAGCCGAGACGGCCTATCGCAAGGCGCCGCGCAATATCTGGCCGATTGTCGAGGACCCTTGGGGCGCTTGA
- a CDS encoding RidA family protein, which produces MPIKRYGAEKSGAGGQNLPFARAVEAGGWLYVSGQVAMENGEIINGGIVEQTHKTIANVIAILEEAGYGLEHVVRCGVWLDDPRDFWSFNAVYKSYFGEHPPARACVQSHMMVDCKVEIDCVAYKGP; this is translated from the coding sequence ATGCCGATCAAGCGCTATGGTGCAGAAAAGTCTGGAGCGGGCGGGCAGAACCTGCCATTCGCCCGGGCGGTGGAGGCCGGTGGCTGGCTTTATGTCTCGGGCCAGGTCGCCATGGAGAACGGCGAGATCATCAATGGCGGCATTGTCGAGCAGACGCATAAGACGATTGCCAATGTGATCGCGATTCTCGAAGAGGCCGGCTATGGCCTCGAGCATGTGGTGCGCTGCGGTGTGTGGCTTGATGACCCAAGGGACTTCTGGAGCTTCAACGCTGTTTATAAAAGCTATTTCGGCGAACATCCGCCGGCACGGGCGTGCGTCCAGAGCCATATGATGGTGGACTGCAAGGTCGAGATCGACTGCGTTGCCTATAAAGGGCCATGA
- a CDS encoding D-TA family PLP-dependent enzyme, whose translation MTDIFEIDTPAVLIDVDRVEANLRRAQDYADQHGLKLRPHIKTHKLPRFAKRAMDLGAIGITVQKLGEAEVMADAGISEIFLPYNILGQAKLKRLRALAERVHISVTADSVETVEGLSAAFADAPEPLSVFVECDTGMGRCGVQSPQAALDLAQRIAAAPGLRFGGLMTYPAAGQVAANAQWLEQAKDLLTQAGLAPPTISNGGSPDIWRAHEVQVATEHRPGTYIYMDRFQVAKGVGALEDCALTVLATVVSRPTEHRAIIDAGSKALTSDLLGMTGHGLIEAYPEAVIVGLSEEHGTIDLSACSKKPKIGEKLRIIPNHACVVSNLFETVHLIVRDQLVETVPVAARGRVD comes from the coding sequence GTGACCGACATATTCGAGATCGATACCCCGGCCGTGCTGATCGACGTGGACCGGGTGGAAGCCAATCTGCGCCGCGCGCAGGACTATGCCGACCAACATGGCCTCAAGCTGCGGCCGCATATCAAGACCCATAAGCTGCCGCGCTTTGCCAAACGAGCCATGGATCTCGGCGCCATTGGCATAACCGTGCAGAAGCTGGGCGAGGCCGAGGTGATGGCCGATGCGGGGATCAGCGAGATTTTCCTGCCCTATAATATTTTGGGACAAGCCAAGCTTAAGCGGCTCCGCGCCCTAGCCGAACGGGTGCATATCTCGGTGACGGCCGATAGCGTCGAGACGGTCGAGGGGCTTTCAGCCGCCTTCGCCGACGCCCCCGAGCCGCTCTCGGTTTTCGTTGAGTGCGATACCGGCATGGGGCGCTGCGGCGTCCAGTCGCCTCAAGCAGCGCTGGATTTGGCGCAGCGGATCGCTGCGGCGCCCGGTCTGCGGTTCGGTGGTCTCATGACCTATCCCGCGGCGGGGCAGGTGGCGGCGAATGCCCAATGGCTGGAGCAGGCCAAGGATCTCCTCACCCAGGCAGGTCTGGCGCCGCCGACCATTTCCAATGGTGGCAGTCCGGACATCTGGCGCGCCCATGAGGTTCAAGTTGCGACTGAGCACCGGCCGGGCACCTATATCTATATGGATCGCTTCCAGGTGGCCAAGGGCGTGGGTGCACTCGAGGACTGCGCGCTTACGGTCCTTGCAACCGTCGTCAGCCGGCCCACCGAGCACCGGGCCATCATCGATGCCGGTTCCAAGGCGCTGACCAGTGATCTCTTGGGCATGACCGGGCATGGCCTGATCGAGGCCTATCCTGAGGCGGTGATCGTGGGCCTCAGCGAGGAGCACGGCACCATTGATCTCAGTGCCTGCAGCAAGAAGCCTAAGATCGGCGAGAAGCTGCGCATCATCCCCAATCATGCCTGCGTGGTCTCCAATCTCTTCGAGACCGTGCATTTGATTGTCAGGGATCAGTTGGTTGAAACGGTGCCCGTGGCCGCGCGGGGCCGCGTCGACTAA
- a CDS encoding SDR family oxidoreductase translates to MLNGKTVLVSGAGGGIGRALVRCLREAGASVIGADRDADMLAGLDLAGTVLFDQSDAKATRAAVQLHLDENGAPDAVIANAGWTRAEIIEDLDDDVWDTELAINLNGAFALVDPVVAAMARQGRGSVVFISSVNALSHFGNPAYSAAKAGLIAYAKAIAVERGRDGVRANVVAPGSVRTPAWDHRLQADPSLLDRVLPHYPLGRMVSPEEVANAALFYCSPMSSGITGTVLPVDAGLTAGNLRFVDEVLRQ, encoded by the coding sequence ATGCTGAACGGCAAAACGGTGCTGGTGAGCGGTGCGGGCGGCGGTATTGGCCGGGCGCTCGTGCGCTGCCTGCGCGAGGCGGGCGCCAGTGTCATCGGCGCTGATCGTGACGCGGATATGCTGGCCGGGCTTGATCTTGCCGGTACGGTCTTGTTCGATCAGTCCGATGCCAAGGCGACGCGGGCAGCGGTGCAGCTTCATCTCGACGAGAACGGCGCTCCCGACGCGGTGATCGCTAATGCTGGCTGGACGCGGGCGGAGATCATCGAGGATCTCGATGACGACGTGTGGGACACGGAACTGGCAATCAATCTCAATGGTGCCTTTGCCCTGGTTGATCCGGTGGTGGCCGCAATGGCCCGCCAAGGCCGGGGTAGTGTGGTGTTCATCTCCTCGGTCAATGCGCTTAGCCATTTCGGCAACCCCGCCTATTCGGCAGCCAAGGCCGGGCTTATCGCCTACGCCAAGGCCATCGCGGTAGAACGCGGCCGTGACGGCGTGCGGGCCAATGTGGTGGCGCCCGGCTCGGTGCGAACGCCGGCCTGGGACCATCGGCTCCAAGCCGATCCGAGCCTGCTGGATAGGGTCTTGCCGCACTATCCGCTGGGGCGCATGGTCTCGCCGGAAGAGGTGGCTAATGCCGCCCTGTTCTACTGCTCGCCCATGTCCTCGGGCATCACCGGCACCGTGCTGCCGGTCGATGCCGGGCTGACGGCAGGCAATCTGCGGTTTGTTGACGAGGTGCTGCGCCAGTGA